A DNA window from Paraburkholderia sp. PGU19 contains the following coding sequences:
- a CDS encoding RNA polymerase subunit sigma-28, translated as MKMAISYRNVPKLSRPGFEALICRLAERRLAAHLSHFPPGLVRLRATLERSRHRSLHRSLYRVRLQLGLPGATLTCGDESSGLEQAVDHALKELERQTERHIAHLRHEDAWRRKERRAGLRQLRTALTAHGDAGMASFGELVRPLLAPLQRFVQRELSHLQASGDLAPGDPLADEIADETLARACEQRAARPHRLKPLQWLYQIALEVLAEEVTRRQSEEGRCISLEGRLPVQLREPREDTDEVLFEYWQPDEILRVEDVMPSTDGTPEEAVSERELRELLATLLSELPAPWRRAVVLCRLEGLAAGPAAQVLGVTEEELERRLAHADAFLRARLADLRLAPQSSDEAAGYVVPGVLPPASRLSHEFDEATLRGVPESEGGRP; from the coding sequence ATGAAAATGGCCATCAGTTACCGGAACGTTCCGAAGCTCTCCCGTCCTGGGTTCGAAGCGCTGATCTGCAGGCTCGCTGAACGGCGCCTGGCAGCGCATCTGTCGCACTTTCCGCCCGGCCTGGTCCGTCTGCGCGCGACGCTGGAGAGGAGCCGGCATCGCAGCCTGCATCGCAGCCTATACCGGGTCCGGCTCCAGCTGGGGCTGCCGGGCGCAACGCTTACGTGCGGGGACGAATCGTCCGGGCTGGAACAGGCGGTCGATCACGCCCTCAAGGAGCTGGAGCGGCAGACCGAACGGCACATCGCGCATCTGCGTCACGAAGACGCGTGGCGCCGCAAGGAGCGACGTGCCGGGCTTCGACAGCTCAGGACCGCGCTGACCGCACACGGCGACGCCGGGATGGCGTCTTTCGGCGAACTCGTTCGCCCCCTGCTCGCGCCGCTGCAGCGCTTTGTGCAGCGAGAACTCTCGCACCTGCAGGCAAGCGGTGATCTCGCCCCAGGCGACCCGTTGGCCGACGAGATCGCCGACGAAACACTGGCCCGTGCGTGCGAGCAGCGGGCAGCACGCCCGCACCGGCTCAAACCGCTGCAGTGGCTTTACCAGATCGCGCTGGAAGTGCTGGCCGAGGAAGTGACCCGTCGCCAGAGCGAGGAAGGCCGCTGTATCTCACTGGAGGGCAGACTGCCCGTCCAGCTGCGCGAGCCGCGCGAGGACACCGACGAGGTGCTGTTCGAATACTGGCAACCCGACGAAATCCTGCGTGTCGAGGACGTGATGCCGTCAACGGACGGTACGCCCGAGGAGGCCGTGAGCGAGAGGGAACTGCGCGAACTGCTGGCGACGCTTCTGTCGGAGCTGCCCGCGCCCTGGCGCCGGGCCGTCGTGCTTTGCCGTCTCGAAGGTCTGGCCGCAGGCCCTGCCGCGCAGGTCCTGGGCGTGACGGAGGAGGAGCTTGAGCGCAGGCTCGCGCATGCTGATGCTTTTTTGCGGGCCCGCCTTGCCGACCTGCGGCTGGCACCCCAGAGCTCGGACGAGGCCGCCGGTTATGTCGTGCCGGGCGTGCTGCCACCGGCGTCCCGGCTGTCGCATGAATTTGACGAGGCGACACTGCGCGGTGTCCCGGAGTCAGAAGGTGGACGGCCCTGA
- a CDS encoding Hsp20/alpha crystallin family protein: MSDIYSGTDLFSEFDRLQRQMASLFNTFPSSIRASRFGTFPTVNIGATDDSFEIVAFAPGIDAAGLDVSIDKGVLSISGERKPSRQDVNDETRIYAQERFTGAFRRVIELPQTADPDKVQARYENGCLMITVGKRESSKPRAISVQ, encoded by the coding sequence ATGAGCGATATCTATTCCGGCACCGACCTGTTCAGCGAGTTCGACCGCTTGCAGCGCCAGATGGCCAGTCTGTTCAACACCTTCCCATCCAGCATCCGCGCGAGCCGATTTGGCACGTTCCCGACTGTCAACATCGGCGCGACCGACGATTCATTCGAGATCGTCGCGTTCGCGCCGGGTATTGACGCCGCCGGGCTCGACGTGTCGATCGACAAGGGCGTGCTGAGCATCAGCGGAGAGCGCAAACCGTCCCGGCAGGACGTGAATGATGAAACCCGCATCTATGCGCAGGAGCGATTCACCGGCGCATTCCGGCGCGTCATCGAACTGCCGCAAACGGCGGATCCCGACAAGGTGCAGGCCCGTTACGAAAACGGCTGCCTGATGATCACCGTCGGCAAGCGCGAGTCATCGAAGCCACGTGCAATTTCCGTCCAGTAA
- a CDS encoding Hsp20/alpha crystallin family protein, with the protein MNDTTELTQRDQTNLAQREGDQSARRMTITPAVDIFEDGQAVTLWADLPGVTKDKLDVRVHDGNLSIEAEAVVPTPANLRLQHAEVREPRFARTFTLSPDFDTSKIEASLQDGVLKLTIPRREEARPRRIEVKTG; encoded by the coding sequence ATGAACGACACTACCGAACTCACCCAGCGCGATCAGACCAACCTCGCGCAGCGGGAGGGCGACCAGTCCGCGCGCCGCATGACGATCACCCCAGCCGTCGACATCTTTGAGGACGGGCAGGCCGTCACGCTATGGGCCGATCTGCCGGGTGTCACCAAAGACAAGCTGGACGTGCGCGTGCACGACGGCAACCTCTCGATCGAGGCGGAGGCAGTCGTGCCGACGCCGGCCAACCTGCGCCTGCAGCATGCGGAAGTCCGCGAGCCGCGCTTCGCGCGCACCTTCACGTTGTCACCGGACTTCGACACCTCGAAGATCGAGGCCAGCCTTCAGGATGGCGTCCTGAAGCTGACCATCCCGCGCCGCGAGGAAGCGCGTCCACGGCGCATCGAGGTGAAAACCGGCTGA
- a CDS encoding Hsp20/alpha crystallin family protein, which translates to MDTDLQKWNPFRFLRKDRTDQNEKAKSSDTVAPSSERTDVARLLHADPWRMMHEFLNDPYAGFGALDRWFGDFTPARFQPHIDVVDEGDALRVTAELPGVEREDLHTTVENGTLVLRGEKKQDMRSEEKGCYRLERAYGAFLRTVPLPEDVDIDKIDARFDKGVLNVRVPRTGTARSTARKIEIRQGK; encoded by the coding sequence ATGGATACCGATCTGCAAAAATGGAACCCGTTCAGATTCCTGCGCAAGGACAGGACGGACCAAAACGAAAAGGCGAAATCATCGGACACGGTGGCGCCGTCGTCGGAGCGAACTGACGTCGCACGGCTTCTGCACGCCGATCCGTGGCGCATGATGCATGAGTTCCTCAACGACCCTTACGCGGGATTCGGGGCGCTGGACCGCTGGTTCGGCGACTTCACGCCGGCACGTTTCCAGCCACATATCGATGTCGTCGATGAGGGCGACGCGTTGCGGGTAACGGCCGAACTTCCAGGCGTCGAACGCGAGGACCTGCATACGACCGTTGAAAACGGGACCCTTGTGCTGCGCGGCGAGAAGAAGCAGGACATGCGCAGTGAGGAAAAGGGCTGCTACCGGCTTGAGCGGGCTTACGGTGCCTTCCTGCGCACGGTCCCGCTGCCCGAGGATGTCGACATCGACAAGATCGACGCGCGGTTCGACAAGGGGGTGCTGAATGTACGTGTGCCGCGGACGGGCACGGCGCGATCGACCGCGCGCAAGATCGAAATCCGCCAGGGAAAGTAG
- a CDS encoding response regulator has product MTTLLLVEDDPDMREPLQLLLEDAGYRVIVAEDGAAALTAMGSLRPDAVVTDWSMPVMDGVALCRRMRQEARLATVPVVLMSASSLPPGVAWWDVFLPKPVSIDQVEQALHTLLGSSNDGRVGEQGDTGDEQ; this is encoded by the coding sequence GTGACTACATTGCTGCTGGTCGAAGACGACCCCGACATGCGCGAGCCATTGCAACTGCTCCTTGAGGACGCTGGCTACCGTGTGATCGTCGCCGAAGACGGCGCCGCCGCGCTGACTGCAATGGGCAGCCTGCGCCCCGACGCCGTGGTCACCGACTGGTCGATGCCGGTGATGGACGGAGTCGCGCTTTGCCGTCGCATGCGTCAGGAGGCGCGCCTCGCCACTGTGCCCGTCGTGCTCATGTCAGCGTCGTCACTGCCACCAGGTGTTGCCTGGTGGGACGTATTTCTGCCCAAGCCGGTTTCGATCGACCAGGTCGAGCAGGCGCTTCACACGCTGCTTGGGTCATCGAACGACGGGCGGGTCGGAGAACAGGGAGACACGGGCGATGAACAGTAG
- a CDS encoding sensor histidine kinase — translation MHLADFIESHLDLLVADWIEFARRLTDDSQDLSDEELKDLAAQLMLAIAADLRTPHINVGRIAALHAGRFAGPATISRVARGHAEERHRHGFTLDQMVAEFRALRVSVTRRWTVHADREDLVSTMDELVRFNEALDQALTESIAHYTTQLTRTRDMFAGVIAHDLRSPVQAIAMSAQALRQVRMNPDMTLKLLGRIEVACTRLRLLINDVLDFARTRLGDILPMNLQPASLREIVLRAIDEVSASTPGFRVRKQLGDDNAIGCFDEQRLTQVVVNLLVNAVQHGDPRAEITVELGRQDEGFAMAVSNHGQTLPPEVLATVFDPLRGAAQGTSAGRVGKGVGLGLYIVREIVRAHGGHVEMQSSGGLTTVRVWLPADDARVSPFPSPARNADE, via the coding sequence ATGCACCTCGCGGATTTCATCGAATCCCATCTGGATTTGCTGGTCGCCGACTGGATCGAATTCGCCCGACGTCTCACGGACGACTCGCAGGACCTGTCCGACGAAGAACTAAAGGACCTCGCAGCGCAACTGATGCTGGCCATCGCGGCTGACCTGCGAACTCCCCACATCAATGTTGGTCGGATTGCAGCCCTGCATGCCGGCCGGTTTGCCGGGCCCGCGACCATCTCACGCGTTGCCCGGGGCCACGCGGAAGAGCGTCACCGGCACGGCTTTACGCTCGATCAGATGGTGGCCGAGTTCAGGGCTCTGCGCGTAAGCGTCACACGCCGCTGGACGGTGCATGCGGACAGAGAGGACCTTGTGAGCACGATGGACGAACTGGTGCGATTCAATGAAGCGCTCGACCAGGCACTCACGGAATCAATCGCCCACTACACGACCCAGCTGACGCGCACGCGTGACATGTTTGCGGGTGTGATCGCGCACGACCTGCGCTCCCCCGTGCAGGCAATCGCCATGTCCGCCCAGGCGTTGCGACAGGTGCGCATGAATCCGGACATGACGCTCAAGCTGCTCGGTCGCATCGAGGTCGCATGTACAAGGCTGCGCCTGCTGATCAACGACGTGCTCGATTTCGCGCGCACGCGACTGGGCGATATCCTGCCGATGAATCTCCAGCCTGCCAGTCTTCGCGAGATCGTGCTGCGCGCCATTGACGAGGTCAGTGCTTCAACGCCCGGTTTCCGGGTGCGCAAGCAGTTGGGTGATGACAACGCGATCGGTTGCTTCGACGAACAGCGTTTGACGCAGGTCGTCGTCAACCTGCTTGTGAATGCCGTGCAGCATGGCGATCCTCGAGCGGAGATCACAGTCGAACTTGGCCGGCAGGACGAGGGATTCGCAATGGCCGTCAGTAACCATGGGCAAACGTTGCCGCCCGAAGTGCTGGCCACCGTCTTCGATCCGCTGCGTGGCGCTGCGCAAGGCACGTCGGCGGGCAGGGTCGGCAAGGGAGTCGGGCTTGGACTCTACATTGTGCGCGAGATCGTACGGGCCCACGGCGGGCACGTGGAAATGCAGTCCAGCGGGGGCCTCACCACCGTGCGTGTCTGGTTACCGGCTGACGACGCACGGGTTTCGCCGTTCCCGTCCCCTGCCAGAAACGCCGATGAGTGA
- the ndk gene encoding nucleoside-diphosphate kinase produces the protein MAIERTLSIIKPDAVSRNVIGQIYSRFENAGLKIVASRMVHLSRADAEKFYAVHAARPFFRDLVEFMCSGPVQVQVLEGENAILKNRELMGATDPKKADKGTIRADFADSIGANAVHGSDAPATAAVEIAFFFPEINVYSR, from the coding sequence ATGGCGATCGAACGCACCCTGTCGATTATCAAGCCGGACGCAGTGTCCAGGAACGTGATCGGCCAGATCTACAGCCGCTTCGAAAACGCTGGCCTGAAGATCGTGGCGTCGCGCATGGTTCATCTGTCGCGCGCTGACGCAGAGAAGTTCTACGCTGTGCACGCAGCGCGCCCGTTCTTCAGGGATCTGGTCGAATTCATGTGCTCCGGCCCGGTGCAGGTTCAGGTTCTGGAAGGCGAAAACGCGATCCTGAAGAATCGTGAACTGATGGGGGCAACGGATCCGAAGAAGGCCGACAAGGGCACGATCCGCGCTGACTTCGCCGACAGCATCGGCGCTAATGCGGTTCACGGTTCGGACGCTCCCGCGACGGCAGCTGTCGAAATCGCATTCTTCTTCCCGGAAATCAATGTCTACTCGCGCTAG
- the groL gene encoding chaperonin GroEL (60 kDa chaperone family; promotes refolding of misfolded polypeptides especially under stressful conditions; forms two stacked rings of heptamers to form a barrel-shaped 14mer; ends can be capped by GroES; misfolded proteins enter the barrel where they are refolded when GroES binds) — MSAKDVRFHDSARARIVKGVNVLADAVKVTLGPKGRNVLIERSFGAPTITKDGVSVAKEIELKDRFENMGAQIVKQVASKTADVAGDGTTTATVLAQAIVQEGMKHVAAGLNPMDLKRGIDKAVTAVLDELRKLSKPISTNREIAQVGAISANSDEAIGKIIADAMEKVGKEGVITVEDGKSLENELDVVEGMQFDRGYISPYFINDPEKQAAHLDDALILLHDRKMSNIRDLLPVLEATSKAGKPLLIVAEDIDGEALATLVVNAMRGILKVAAVKAPGFGDRRKAMLEDIAILTGATVISEETGKQLEKATLEDLGRAKRVEVRKDDTIIIDGTGDTQRIEARVKSIRVQSEEATSDYDREKLQERVAKLAGGVAVIRVGAATEVEMKEKKDRVDDALHATRAAVEEGIVPGGGVALLRARAAVTSLRGANSDQDAGIHIVLRALEAPLRVIASNAGDEPSVVIAKVLEGQGNFGYNAATGEYGDLVEAGVVDPTKVTRTALQNAASIAGLILTTDATVAEAPKEEKPVQSAAPALE, encoded by the coding sequence ATGAGTGCAAAAGACGTCAGATTTCATGACAGCGCCCGCGCCCGTATCGTCAAGGGCGTAAACGTCCTCGCAGATGCCGTGAAGGTGACGCTCGGGCCGAAAGGCCGGAACGTGCTGATCGAGCGCAGCTTCGGCGCGCCGACCATCACCAAGGATGGCGTGTCCGTCGCGAAGGAAATCGAGCTGAAGGACCGCTTCGAGAACATGGGCGCGCAGATCGTCAAGCAGGTCGCATCGAAAACGGCCGATGTGGCGGGCGACGGGACCACCACAGCCACCGTGCTCGCGCAGGCGATCGTGCAGGAAGGCATGAAGCATGTCGCCGCCGGCCTGAATCCGATGGACCTCAAGCGCGGCATCGACAAGGCCGTGACTGCCGTGCTTGATGAACTGCGCAAGCTCTCGAAGCCGATTTCGACGAACCGGGAAATCGCGCAGGTGGGCGCCATCTCGGCGAATTCCGACGAGGCGATCGGGAAAATCATCGCCGACGCGATGGAGAAGGTCGGCAAGGAAGGCGTCATTACGGTCGAGGACGGCAAGTCGCTTGAGAACGAGCTCGATGTGGTCGAGGGCATGCAGTTCGATCGCGGCTACATCAGCCCGTATTTCATTAACGATCCCGAGAAGCAGGCCGCGCATCTCGACGACGCGTTGATCCTGCTCCACGACAGGAAGATGTCGAATATCCGCGATCTGCTGCCCGTGCTCGAAGCGACCTCCAAGGCAGGCAAGCCGCTGCTGATCGTCGCGGAAGATATCGACGGCGAGGCACTGGCCACGCTGGTGGTCAACGCGATGCGCGGCATCCTGAAGGTGGCGGCCGTCAAGGCACCAGGGTTTGGCGACCGGCGCAAGGCCATGCTCGAGGATATCGCCATCCTGACTGGCGCAACCGTCATTTCGGAGGAAACAGGCAAGCAGCTCGAGAAGGCCACGCTCGAAGATCTCGGCCGCGCAAAGCGCGTTGAGGTGCGCAAGGACGACACGATCATTATCGACGGTACGGGCGACACGCAGCGCATTGAAGCTCGCGTGAAGTCCATTCGCGTGCAGAGCGAAGAGGCGACGAGCGACTACGACCGCGAGAAACTGCAGGAGCGCGTGGCGAAGCTCGCGGGCGGCGTGGCCGTCATCAGGGTCGGGGCTGCAACCGAAGTCGAGATGAAGGAAAAGAAGGACCGCGTCGACGACGCGCTGCATGCCACGCGCGCGGCGGTCGAGGAAGGCATCGTGCCGGGTGGCGGCGTGGCGCTGCTACGCGCGCGCGCGGCGGTGACCAGCCTGCGGGGTGCCAACAGTGATCAGGACGCAGGCATTCATATCGTGCTGCGCGCGCTCGAAGCGCCACTGCGCGTAATCGCCTCGAATGCCGGCGACGAACCCTCGGTGGTTATCGCGAAGGTGCTCGAAGGTCAGGGCAACTTCGGCTACAACGCGGCTACCGGCGAATACGGCGATCTCGTTGAGGCGGGCGTGGTCGATCCCACCAAGGTCACGCGCACGGCGCTGCAGAACGCCGCATCGATTGCCGGGCTGATCCTGACGACGGACGCGACGGTCGCCGAAGCCCCGAAGGAAGAGAAGCCGGTCCAGTCCGCCGCACCGGCACTCGAGTAA
- a CDS encoding co-chaperone GroES has product MQIRPLYDRVIVKRIETQRTTASGIVIPDSAAEKPEQGEVVAVGSGRLLQDGTLRALQLKFGDRVLFGKYAGQTVKVDGEELLVMREEDVMGVLEADTVSRKAA; this is encoded by the coding sequence ATGCAGATTCGTCCCCTCTACGACCGGGTTATCGTCAAGCGAATCGAGACGCAGCGGACGACAGCCTCGGGCATCGTGATTCCCGACTCGGCGGCAGAAAAGCCGGAACAGGGTGAAGTCGTCGCGGTCGGCAGCGGCCGCCTGCTGCAGGATGGAACGCTGCGCGCGCTACAGCTGAAATTCGGTGACCGGGTTCTCTTCGGTAAGTACGCAGGCCAGACGGTGAAGGTCGATGGCGAAGAATTGCTCGTCATGCGCGAGGAGGACGTCATGGGCGTCCTCGAAGCCGATACCGTCAGCCGCAAGGCGGCCTGA
- a CDS encoding diguanylate cyclase, whose protein sequence is MDLFDTLQKQMDSVRLPLFAVTVTAAALVNTPLLAILHWHGFRRATPLVLPGVELPPRPVPGSAFQFNAPWRSFETVDAMLLDAAWQSGAWEVERVERRGCNMIGAGAAEALACRQAFGDYGEDVTRDPQSLDEETDRAGLMQLAARIGYLRWLFRPVKGGLWRTLNEPDDTLDADGGRQPPCPVQPEPRGPDGRGRTVYRLGAVRRILLFR, encoded by the coding sequence ATGGACCTTTTCGATACGCTTCAGAAACAGATGGACAGCGTGCGCCTGCCTCTTTTTGCCGTCACGGTCACGGCCGCTGCCCTGGTGAATACGCCGCTCCTTGCGATACTCCACTGGCACGGTTTCCGGCGCGCCACACCGCTTGTCCTGCCCGGCGTTGAGCTCCCGCCGCGACCGGTACCGGGATCGGCCTTCCAGTTCAATGCGCCCTGGCGCAGTTTCGAGACAGTGGACGCCATGCTGCTTGATGCCGCCTGGCAATCGGGTGCGTGGGAGGTCGAGCGGGTCGAGCGGCGCGGCTGCAACATGATCGGCGCCGGCGCCGCTGAGGCGCTCGCGTGCCGTCAGGCGTTTGGCGACTATGGAGAGGACGTAACGCGCGACCCGCAGTCTCTCGATGAGGAAACCGATCGCGCCGGACTGATGCAGCTTGCCGCGCGCATAGGCTATCTGCGGTGGCTGTTCCGGCCCGTCAAGGGCGGATTGTGGCGCACGCTCAATGAACCGGACGACACCCTGGATGCAGATGGCGGACGCCAGCCACCCTGTCCCGTGCAGCCTGAGCCTCGCGGCCCGGATGGGCGCGGCCGCACCGTTTATCGCCTGGGCGCCGTCCGTCGCATCCTGCTTTTTCGTTGA
- a CDS encoding DNA-binding protein gives MLRNPVRYSSQATDGPTGLTRVEVKRARDALVAQGQHASIDAISIALGNTGSKTTIPRHLKAGNNQLAGRGACARTRVAGINVGGTDEACRASRRLPVAAR, from the coding sequence ATATTACGTAATCCAGTACGATATTCGAGCCAGGCAACAGATGGCCCAACTGGTCTGACCCGCGTAGAGGTGAAACGTGCCCGCGACGCACTCGTCGCGCAGGGGCAGCACGCATCGATCGATGCGATAAGTATCGCGCTCGGCAACACCGGGTCGAAAACGACGATCCCCCGGCACCTGAAGGCAGGCAACAATCAGCTCGCGGGTAGAGGAGCTTGCGCGCGCACGAGAGTCGCTGGGATCAATGTCGGAGGAACGGACGAAGCTTGCCGCGCAAGCCGACGCTTACCAGTTGCTGCTAGGTGA
- a CDS encoding ATP-grasp domain-containing protein: MQITGMLHGARLLQFVGFPSSEVLGPGASEEEIKSLIDRHGQIFIKPVFKGGVGKKGKAGLLGRATDLKTALAEKERLYFAEHVVGHVRAKANGVTFEAGVPAKHEVYFSITDSTRFRAPTMTLSHMGGMDIEEVDPKHVAMVPFDALTGLKAFVVANALSEIGAPREIISPLVQQLPKLWELFHDFGMTTLELNPIRMREDKKGRLTPVACDFKCGFDRDDPRFSRLGLPPHLFAADYSDFEQEINQLRTHQGQSDVYVINDKGTILAPTFGGGANSLVTEMLGDAAIISSDFGGNPPYEKMKEVARICFRHWLKQSNVLFIIGGKSNNTDIYETLRAMADALREHFSEHGPTPLYVVLGRGGPNLVRGMSTLRDTCDALGLPYRLFGFDSDISEVIQYARKADAWMQAGGRPQVAARIGARDTQSQMASA; encoded by the coding sequence ATGCAGATCACCGGAATGTTGCACGGCGCACGCCTGCTGCAATTTGTCGGCTTTCCGTCCAGCGAGGTGCTGGGCCCCGGCGCCAGCGAGGAAGAGATCAAGTCACTCATCGACCGACACGGTCAGATATTCATCAAACCGGTGTTCAAGGGCGGCGTGGGCAAGAAAGGCAAAGCCGGCCTGCTCGGCCGCGCGACAGATCTCAAGACGGCGCTCGCGGAAAAAGAACGGCTGTACTTTGCCGAGCACGTTGTAGGGCATGTGAGGGCCAAGGCGAACGGCGTGACGTTCGAAGCGGGTGTACCCGCCAAACACGAAGTCTACTTTTCGATCACCGATTCCACGCGCTTTCGCGCTCCCACCATGACGCTGTCGCACATGGGCGGAATGGACATCGAGGAGGTCGATCCAAAGCACGTCGCGATGGTGCCGTTCGATGCGCTGACCGGACTGAAGGCGTTCGTCGTAGCGAATGCGCTGAGCGAGATCGGCGCGCCGCGTGAAATCATCTCGCCGCTCGTGCAGCAATTACCGAAGCTCTGGGAACTCTTCCATGATTTCGGCATGACAACGCTCGAACTGAACCCGATCCGCATGCGCGAAGATAAAAAGGGGCGTCTCACGCCCGTGGCATGCGACTTCAAGTGCGGATTCGATCGCGACGATCCGCGTTTCTCGCGGCTCGGTCTCCCGCCCCATCTCTTCGCCGCTGACTACTCGGATTTCGAGCAGGAGATCAATCAGCTTCGCACGCACCAGGGACAAAGCGATGTGTACGTGATCAACGATAAGGGAACCATCCTCGCGCCCACCTTCGGCGGCGGCGCGAACTCGCTCGTCACGGAAATGCTGGGCGACGCAGCCATCATCTCGTCGGACTTCGGCGGCAATCCTCCGTACGAGAAGATGAAGGAAGTGGCGCGCATCTGCTTCCGGCACTGGCTCAAGCAGTCGAACGTGCTATTCATCATCGGCGGCAAGTCGAACAACACCGACATCTACGAAACCTTGCGCGCGATGGCCGATGCGCTGCGCGAGCACTTCAGCGAGCACGGTCCGACACCGCTCTACGTCGTCCTCGGGCGCGGCGGTCCCAACCTGGTGCGCGGCATGTCCACACTGCGCGATACCTGCGATGCGCTCGGCCTGCCTTACCGCCTCTTCGGTTTCGACTCCGACATCAGCGAAGTCATCCAGTACGCACGCAAGGCCGATGCATGGATGCAGGCGGGTGGACGCCCGCAGGTCGCAGCGCGCATCGGCGCACGCGACACTCAATCGCAAATGGCATCGGCCTGA